In Tepidamorphus gemmatus, the sequence ACCGGCTCTGCTCGATCGAATAGGCGATGCCGTTCTTGGGCTGGCGCAGCTTCAGCCGTTCCAGCAGGCGCTTGAAGCGGTCGCGATCCTCCGCGAGGTCGATCATGTCCGGCGAGGTGCCGAGGATCGGCACGTTCGCCGCCTGCAGCGCCTGGGCGAGCTTCAGGGGCGTCTGACCGCCGAACTGGACGATCACCCCGAGCAGCGTGCCGCTCGACTGCTCGACGCGGATGATCTCCAGCACGTCCTCGGCGGTCAGCGGCTCGAAGTAGAGCCGGTCCGAAGTGTCATAGTCGGTCGACACGGTCTCAGGATTGCAGTTGACCATGATCGACTCGAGGCCGATGTCGGCGAGCGCAAAGGCGGCATGGCAACAGCAATAGTCGAACTCGATGCCCTGGCCGATGCGATTCGGGCCACCGCCGAGGATGATGACCTTGCGCCGGTCGCTCGGCGCGGCCTCGTCGGCCGGGGCGCCGAGGAAGGGGGCCTCGTAGGTCGAATACATGTAGGCCGTCGGCGAGGCGAACTCGGCTGCGCAGGTATCGATGCGCTTGTAGGTCGGGTGGACGCCGAGCCGGGCCCGCAGCGCAGCCACCGCAGCCTCGTCGGTGCCGGCGAGCTCGGCCAGTCGGGCATCGGAGAAGCCCATCGCCTTGAGCGATCTCAGCGCGGCGGCCGACTGCGGCAGGCCGAGCCTGCGCACCTTGGCCTCCATGTCGACGATTTCCTGGATGCGTTCGATGAACCAGGGATCGTACCGGCAGGAGGCGTGCACCTGCTCATGGGTGGCGCCGAGGCGCAGCGCCTGGGCGATCTTCAGGATGCGGTCGGGCGTCGGGACCGCCAGCGCGGCGCGGATCGCGTTCTTGTCGTCGCCCTGGCCGAGCCCAGGGATTTCGATCTCGTTGAGGCCGGTGAGGCCGGTCTCGAGCCCGCGCAGCGCCTTCTGCAGGGATTCAGCGAAGGTGCGGCCGATGGCCATCACCTCGCCGACCGACTTCATCGACGTGGTCAGCACCGGCTCTGCGCCGGGGAACTTCTCGAAGGCGAAGCGGGGGATCTTGGTGACGATGTAGTCGATGGCAGGCTCGAAGGACGCCGGCGTGGCGCCGCCGGTGATGTCGTTCTCAAGTTCGTCCAGCGTGTAGCCGACGGCGAGCTTGGCGGCGACCCTGGCGATCGGAAAGCCGGTGGCCTTCGACGCGAGCGCGGAGGAGCGCGACACCCGTGGATTCATTTCGATCACCACCAGCCGCCCGTCGGCCGGGTTCACCGCGAACTGGACGTTGGAGCCGCCTGTCTCCACCCCGATCTCGCGCAGCACCGCGATCGAGGCGTTGCGCATGATCTGGTATTCCTTGTCGGTGAGCGTGAGCGCCGGCGCGACGGTGATCGAATCACCGGTATGAACACCCATCGGGTCGATGTTCTCGATCGAGCAGACGATGATGCAGTTGTCGTCCCTGTCGCGGACGACCTCCATCTCGTACTCCTTCCAGCCGAGCACCGATTCCTCGATGAGGACCTCGTTGGTGGGGGAGGCGTCGATGCCGCGTTCGACGATTTCCAGGAATTCCTCCCGGTTGTAGGCGACGCCGCCGCCTTGACCACCGAGCGTGAAGGAGGGGCGGATGATCGCCGGCAGGCCGATCTCGTCCAGCGCCGGCAGAGCCTCGATCAGCGAGTGGGCGAGCATCGAGCGCGGCGTCTCGAGGCCGATGGCCTTCATCGCCTCGCGGAACAGTTCGCGGTCCTCGGCCTTGTCGATGACCTCGGCCCGCGCGCCGATCATCTCGACACCGAACTTCTCGAGCACGCCGTCGCGATTGAGCGACAGCGCGGTGTTGAGCGCGGTCTGGCCACCCATCGTCGGCAGAAGCGCGTCCGGGCGCTCCTTCTCGATGATGCGGGCCACCACTTCGGGCGTGATCGGCTCGATATAGGTGGCATCGGCGAGATCGGGATCGGTCATGATCGTCGCCGGGTTGGAATTGACCAGGACGACCCGGTAGCCCTCCTCCTTCAGCGCCTTCACCGCCTGGGTGCCGGAATAGTCGAATTCGCAGGCCTGGCCGATGACGATCGGACCGGCGCCGATGATCAGAATGGTTTGGATGTCGGTGCGTTTCGGCATCGTTTCGGGCGCGCGGGCTGCGCGGGCGCTCCACGCTCCGCGACGGCAGCGCGTTTCGCTCGCTGGGGATACGGGTGTCTGTCTGGCCGGCCGCGATACATAGGGGAAAACGCCGGCAGGTGAAAGCCCATCGACAGGCGTTGTTGCCGACCGCTCGACGATCCTGTGTCGCGCCGCCCGGATGGTTGCCGCCGGTTAACGAGCTGGTGCGGAGCAAGTTAACCGCGAAACAATATCGGGCTGCCATAAATCGACGGAAAGCGAGGTTGAGTGCCGGCTCGCTGCTGCCTCGAGGGGCAACCTGGCGACCGCATCTAACCGACCCCTGGCCGGATTCGACGTCTGCGATGAGCCATCTGTCATGAACAAGGTCGCGGTTGTCGCTGACACCAGCGATTTCGCCACCGCCTTGCAGCGCAGCTTGCCAGATCCGATCAGCGTAGATTGGCATCAACCGGCAAGCCTGCCCCGCACCGGACCGGCACCGCTGACCATTGTCGACGTGGATCTGCGCAATCGCTCCACTGTCAAGACCCTCAGACTCTGGCTCAAAGGTGGTATCACCGGGACGCATGTCGCGTTCTTCGTGAATGACCGATCGGCTGCGGAGCCGATCCAGGCCTACGCGCTGGGCGCGACCTGCGTCCTCCCCCGTCCCGTCGAGCCCGAGCGCCTCGCTCGCAGGATCATCGAACAGGCAGGCCGAGTCTGCGACCGGTCGGCGATCGTCGTCGACACCTTCATGAACTGCGTTCTGACGCCCGTCGATGCGCTGGGTGCGGCAATTGGCAATGCCGCCCGCGGTCTGCCCCCGGAATTGGCGTCTATCGAGGCGGCAGGTTCGACCGTCGTCAGCGCGATTGCTGATATCGGTCTGAAGCGATGGCTCGAAGCGGTTGAATCGCACCACAGCAGAACGTTGCGCCACAGCCTTGTCGTCACCGGCGTCATGGTGGCATTCGCGCAGGAACTCGGCGCATCGTTGACGGACCAGAGACTCATGGCGACGGCCGGACTGCTGCATGATATCGGCAAGGTCGTCATACCGATAAGCATCCTCGAGAAGCCGTCTGCGCTGACGCCGGCCGAGCGGGAACGCATGAAGGTTCATCCGCAGGCCGGCTATGACCTGCTGCGCGCGGCAGGCGATGTTCCGGAGGCGGTGCTCGATGTGGTCCTCAGCCATCATGAGCACCTCGATGGATCGGGCTATCCGAACGGGCTGAAGGGCCAGCAGATTTCGGATTACGTGCGATTTGCGACGATCTGCGATGTGTTCGG encodes:
- a CDS encoding HD-GYP domain-containing protein, translating into MNKVAVVADTSDFATALQRSLPDPISVDWHQPASLPRTGPAPLTIVDVDLRNRSTVKTLRLWLKGGITGTHVAFFVNDRSAAEPIQAYALGATCVLPRPVEPERLARRIIEQAGRVCDRSAIVVDTFMNCVLTPVDALGAAIGNAARGLPPELASIEAAGSTVVSAIADIGLKRWLEAVESHHSRTLRHSLVVTGVMVAFAQELGASLTDQRLMATAGLLHDIGKVVIPISILEKPSALTPAERERMKVHPQAGYDLLRAAGDVPEAVLDVVLSHHEHLDGSGYPNGLKGQQISDYVRFATICDVFGALIEPRSYKRPLSGAEAYETIKGMPTKLDRDLVRAFAPIARMVV
- the carB gene encoding carbamoyl-phosphate synthase large subunit, whose product is MPKRTDIQTILIIGAGPIVIGQACEFDYSGTQAVKALKEEGYRVVLVNSNPATIMTDPDLADATYIEPITPEVVARIIEKERPDALLPTMGGQTALNTALSLNRDGVLEKFGVEMIGARAEVIDKAEDRELFREAMKAIGLETPRSMLAHSLIEALPALDEIGLPAIIRPSFTLGGQGGGVAYNREEFLEIVERGIDASPTNEVLIEESVLGWKEYEMEVVRDRDDNCIIVCSIENIDPMGVHTGDSITVAPALTLTDKEYQIMRNASIAVLREIGVETGGSNVQFAVNPADGRLVVIEMNPRVSRSSALASKATGFPIARVAAKLAVGYTLDELENDITGGATPASFEPAIDYIVTKIPRFAFEKFPGAEPVLTTSMKSVGEVMAIGRTFAESLQKALRGLETGLTGLNEIEIPGLGQGDDKNAIRAALAVPTPDRILKIAQALRLGATHEQVHASCRYDPWFIERIQEIVDMEAKVRRLGLPQSAAALRSLKAMGFSDARLAELAGTDEAAVAALRARLGVHPTYKRIDTCAAEFASPTAYMYSTYEAPFLGAPADEAAPSDRRKVIILGGGPNRIGQGIEFDYCCCHAAFALADIGLESIMVNCNPETVSTDYDTSDRLYFEPLTAEDVLEIIRVEQSSGTLLGVIVQFGGQTPLKLAQALQAANVPILGTSPDMIDLAEDRDRFKRLLERLKLRQPKNGIAYSIEQSRLVTAELGFPLVVRPSYVLGGRAMAIIHDEKMFDEYLLGTLPALVPEEIKARYPNDKTGQINTVLGKNPLLFDSYLADAIEVDVDALSDGKDVFVCGVMEHIEEAGIHSGDSACSLPPHSLPPATIAELERQTRALALALEVGGLMNVQFAIQNGDIYVLEVNPRASRTVPFVAKTIGRPIAKIAARIMAGEPLASFGLKPAEIDHIAVKEAVFPFARFPGVDTVLGPEMRSTGEVMGLARNYPLAFAKSQLGSGTRVPTGGTVFVSVRDKDKPKILKAVRILTELGFDIVATSGTQRFLEGEGIACTKINKVLEGRPHIVDAIKNGNVQLVFNTTEGAQALSDSRSLRRTALLNRVPYYTTVSGALAAAEGIRAMKVGTLEVEPLQAYVGSRSGAGPSGGVDRAAG